TAATTTTAGCTGTATAGATTTCACCTACCTGAGTATGCAAGTTCACTTTTCCGATACCAAGCTGGTTACTTACAAAAGAAGCTACGACTTCTTGCTTGCTGTTGAATATTTCGCCTGAAACTGGTTTCCCTTTTCCATTTTCTGTAATTGCTTTAAATGCCACTTTAGAATCAATACCGCCAATTAATGAACCGCTTTCTGGCAGGAATTGTAAATCAACAAGATCATCTCCATTATAGAGGATTGGAATTCTGTATTCGGCCGTGTGGGCATTGTTTTTTAGCGGTTGAACGGAAAGTGTTAACTGATTGGCATTAGCCTTTTCCGGGATGCTAAAATTAAAATCCACACTGCCGTTTACCGATGTTTTCAGGTTATCTTTATACCATACTTTGGTACCTTCGGTAACTTTAAGCTGAAGATCTGTTGAAGCTAGTGGTTGTAAGTCTATTGTTTTAAGTTGCAAGTCAATAACTGCTCGAGCTTTTCCTACAGCAGGGCTGGCCGCTATTTTTGAATTGATGAGTAAGTCCTGGGCATCTGGTGAACCAATATAAAACTGTTTCTTGAATATATAATGCTCATCAAAATTTCGCATCCAATTGCTGTATGCGCGAATGGTATAAGCTCCTTGTTGAAAATCATCTCTGATAAGTGGAATATTGCCTATTCCAAGCCCCATAAAGATAGAAATCATAATTCGTTTGACCACCTGATTCCGGTCGTCCGCAATTTCTACATAGACAATCCCACTTTTTTTTGCAGGCGATAAATAACCAGCGTCGAATAAATAGGTTTTAAGCCATAAGGTATCGCCAGGTGCATAATAAGGTTTATCCATATGCAGGTAGATCTTTTCCATTGCATTAGTCTCGGCAGACTTGTTCATTCGGCCGAGTATCTCCTGAACGGCTTCCCTGGCTTCACTTTGAGCTGAAACGGTTGAAATTTGTAATAAAAAGTAAAATAAAAGCAGACCAATTGATAAGGTTTTCATGTATATGTTTTGGTTTCCAAAGAAAAATCTCCTTATCTAAATTATACTATTTTTTAATTCCTTTCAACTGATTAAGCAGATATGCTAATTTCGCATACTATTAAGGTATTATTTGATAGTCAACACAAAATATATCTTTTGTGTAAAGGCTGAGGAGCTAGTTAAATGCCGGCCTTCGGGCAGAGTGGTTTATTTTGTATCTTTAAAGCGGAAATGACTAAACCTATTAACCTTCATAAAATAGCCATGCGAGTATTATTAACCGTAATGCTCAGCTGCTTTTTCATGCGCTCATTTGCCCAATTATCCTTTGATCATCTATCGGTAACCAATGGACTGTCTCAAAGTACAGTATTATCTATCTGCAAAGACAGCAGGGGATACATGTGGTTTGGTACCCGTGATTGTCTGAACCGTTATGATGGAAGAGGGGTTAAAATTTATCATTCAGATCCTGGTGATCCTTCAACAATCAGCTCCGAAGATTACATCTATGCACTTTTAGAAGATAAAAAGCAAAACTTATGGATCGGTACTCAAAACGGATTGAATAGGTATATCCCCGAGAAAGATGCTTTTGAACGCATCCCTTATGATCTTAAAGATCCGAATAGCATCAGTGACAAGATTGTACTATCAATGTTTGCCGATAGCAAAGGAAGAGTCTGGTTTGGTACCAATCTGGGTTTAAGTATGTTGGAGAATGCTGCTTCGAGGAAGTTTAAAAAGTTTTTTCAAAAAGATGGGCTCGCAGGAAATTCTATATATGCAGTTTTTGAAGATAGTAAAGGTGGTATTTGGATAGGTACTACAGAAGGGCTGACCCGGATGAGCTTAAAAAATGGCAAATACACATTTACTACATTTCGTAACAATCCTACGGATCATAGGAGCATAAGTGGAAATTTTATAAGAACCATCGCTGAGGATAAACAAGGAAGAATATGGATAGGAACAGACAATGATGGATTAAATCTCTTTGTGCCGGAAACACAGTCTTTTCTTCGTTTTAAATATAGTCTTGCCGATACCTATGGTATAAGTAACAATATTGTCCGTAAAATAACAGTAAGTAAAAAGGGTGAGCTATGGGTTGCTACCATGAACGGGCTGAATATTTTAGACCCTCATACCTTTCGATTTACCAGCTTTAAGCACGATTCGGATAACCGTAAGAGCTTAAGTGATAACTCTATTAAAGATATTTACGAAGACAACCAAGGTTCTGTATGGGTAGGCACTATGTTTGGCGGCGTAAATGTAACACACAGCAATACCATTCCTTTCATGGTATATAAATACAGTAAATATCGGAATAGCATTAGTAGCGATATTATAAGTGTGATTGCCGGAGATGAAAAAGAAAACCTGTGGATTGGTACCGAAGGGCAGGGACTTAATTATTTCAATACCAAAACCGGCGAATTTAAAAAGTATGTGAATGATCCACGTGATCCGGGTAGCTTAGGTAACAATACCATTAAGGCTATATTTAAAGATAGTAAGAACCGGATTTGGGTAGGCTTGTTTCAGGGTGGACTTGAGCTTTTTAATCCCGTTACGGGAAAGTTCAAACACTATACTCATGATGCTGATAATCCCAATTCTTTAAGCTATGGTTATGTGAGTAGTATTGCTGAAGATGCTGAGGGACGTTTATTGATTGGGACCTCATCAAAAGGATTAAATGTATTTGATCCGCAACTGGAGCGCTTTTCGGTGATTAGTGATCTTCCAGGCTCAAAACCTCGGTTAAGCAGTAGTTACATTCGTTTAGCTTATACCGATTCAAAGAAAAACTTATGGGTAGGTACGCCTAGAGGACTTAATTTACTTAACTATCAAAGCTCGCAGTTTAAGCATTTCTTTAAAAGTAAGGATAAGGATAGTCTGAGATCCAGTCAGATTAATTGTGTCAAAGAGGATCATTTGCATAATATTTGGATAGGATCTTTGCGAGGTGGACTTAGTCTTTTTCATCCTAAAACCAATTCTTTTACTACCTATACCAAAGCAGACGGTATGGCTAGTGATAATATTATTGATATTTTAGAGGATAATGAGGGGAACTTGTGGTTGAGTACAGACCGTGGCTTGACTAAGTTTGATAAGCAACGGAAGTTCTTTAAAAACTATAACATTACGGACGGCTTACCGGCTAATGAATTCAATTTTAACTCGGCTTACAAGGATAAAAGTGGAAAGCTTTATTTTGGTAGTTACAATGGATTAGTGACTTTTACACCCCGTGATATTAAGGAGAATACTTATGTGCCGAAAGTTGTATTTTCCGGTTTAAAATTATTTAACAAACCGGTCGCTATCAATGGCCCGGATCATTTGTTAAAAGAGGACATTAGCTTCACCAAAGAGATTACATTTTCGGCAGGGCAGAATATTTTTACCATTGATTTCTTGGCATTAAGCTACATACAGCCACAGCGTAACAAGTATGCCTATAAGTTGGAAGGCTTTGAAAAGGACTGGAATTATGTAAGCATTCCATCAGCAACCTATACCAACCTGCCATCCGGTAAGTATAGGTTTTTAGTAAAGGGGAGTAATAATGATGGCCTTTGGAACGATAAGCCAGCCAGTCTGGAGATTCGTATTTTACCCCCGGTATGGCGTACCTGGTGGGCATACCTGCTCTATTTTATTGCAGGTACTGTACTACTTTATTTCGTATTGCGCTTTACCCGTAGACAACAGAGACTGGAATCGGAGTTGTATTATGAACATCTGAACAACGAGCGGCAGCAGGAGCTCTACCAGATGAAGCTCGATTTCTTTACCCGGATATCTCACGAAATCCGTACACCACTTACCTTGATCTTTGCACCACTTGAAAAGCTAATCAAACTAACCAAGGAAAACAATACAGTTAACCAACAGTTGGTAGGGATTAAGAGGAATACAGACAGGTTGCTGCGGTTGATTAGTGAATTGCTGGACTTTAGGAAGATCGAAACAGGACATGCCAAATTGCAGGTTTCGGAGCATGAGCTGGTTGCCTTTTGTCGCAACATTTATGATGCTTACAAGAGTTTGGCCGAGATTAAAAATATAGATTATAGCTTTAGCTGTACTGAACCGCAAATCCCGGTATATTTTGATGTCAGCCAGATGGAGAAAGTGTTTTATAACATCCTTTCCAATGCGTTTAAATATACCCCTGATGGGGGTAAAATAAGCTTTTCTGTTCGTTTGGAAAAGGAGCAGGTAAAGGTGGTGATTGCTGATACCGGTATAGGTATCCCTGCAGCAGCACAAGAAAAGATATTTACCAATTTTTATCAGGTGAAATCGGATGCTGTTACAGCCGAAGGTTGGGGGATTGGTTTGGCATTGGTTAAAAATATTGTAGATCTGCATAAAGGAGAGATCTCGGTTTCCAGCGTGCCTGCTATCAATGGAAAAGACGGTGGAACGAGTTTGACTGTTGCCATTTTACTGGGCAGAGCTCATTTTACTGACGACGAAATGCTGAACCCGGATGTGGTTATGAAGGCTGTTGGCGACATTTCTATATCAACGGTAGCCGAAGCTGATGAGGAAAGGGAGTCTGTAGCCGGAGAGAAAAAATATACCATTCTGGTTGTAGAGGATAATGACGAATTAAGAGGATTTATTGTACAATCGTTGCAGAATACTTATCACATTCTGGAAGCAGTTAATGGATTAGAGGGCTGGGAAATAGCCATAACGCATGTTCCTGACGTGATTGTTAGTGATGTGACGATGCCTGAGTTGAACGGCCTGGAACTTTGTATCAGATTAAAAAAGGAAGAAAGAACCAATCACATCCCGGTAATCATGCTTACCGCCATGGCATCACAGCTACACCAGGTTAATGGATTAGAGGCTGGAGCTAACATTTACATTACTAAACCTTTCAGTATTCAGGTTTTGGAACTGAGTGTACGTAATATTTTACAGGGGCGCGAAGAGCTTAAGCAGAAATACATGCGTCAGGTGATGCTGACCCCAAGGAAGCTTGAAACCGAATCACCTGAGGAGAAGTTTTTAAATAGGCTGATGCTTTTAATTGAGGAGAATATGGAAGATCCTGATTTTAATGTAGGTAGCCTGGTTGATAATATTGGGATGAGTCAGACTGTACTGTACAAAAAGATCAAAGCCATCACGGGTTTATCTATCACAGATTTTATCAAATCTCAGCGATTAAAAAGGGCAGCCCAGCTATTGTCTGAAAATAAATTGAATATTGCTGAAGTCGCTTACTCTGTTGGTTTTAATGATAGAAAGTATTTTAGTAAAGAGTTTCGTAAACAATTTGGGGTAGCCCCATCAGACTATCATCAAAAAACAGATTAGACCCCCCTTTTGAACTGATTTGTCGCCTTTTTTAGACAGATTAAAATGAATATTTGAATCTTGTATGAACCACTATTTCAGAAAAGACCAAATATGAGCCGTTTGTTTTTCTTTTTTTTATTTGTTTGCTGTCAATCTATAGGCAGCTATGCACAAATACAAACCGACATTTGTGAAAATAGCGTACCAAATAATTGGAGCACCATTAATGGCAGGTTATCTATTACCACTGACCACTTTAAATTAGGTGAAGAGGCCATAAAGTGGGACTGGATAACTGCCGGGAAAAGTGTATTGAAAATTCAGAACTCTGCTTTCAAAGCTGTTGCGGCAAATCCAAGAAGCACCTTTGTAGTATGGATATATAATGAAACACCTGTAAATGATAGGTTGGTATTTAAATTTGGAACTAATGACAAAACAGCCTGTAGCTTTGATTTTAAACTTAATTTTAAAGGGTGGCGAACGGCTTGGGTAATGTATCACAGAGATATGGTGGGCAGGCCTCAGGCGGACATGGATCTGTTGACTATAGCTGCACCTGCAACTATCAAAAAGGGGAGCTTGTTTATTGATCAGTTGATGTATGATGTAACCATCAATCCACGCTCACCAATGCGAGATGAGCAATTGCCTTTTATCAATCCGGATGCAGATAAAGCTGCGAATGCCCATTGGACCTCATTGTATTTGTTTAATAAAACGCCCCAGTACCTGCCATTGCAAGCAAAATTAGGGGAGGTTGATCGGGTTGATCTGGATCAGATCAGTCAAAGGTTTAAGGAACAGATACTTCCTTCAGAAAAAAATCCCGGAAAAAATACACTGCAAAATATTGAAAAGGCCTTTAGCTATTGGAACATCAGCAGGAATGGTGATCGAATAACAGGGAGACCAGTTTATTCTATGAATGATGTAGAGTTGGTGTCTTTGTCGCCAGACGAGGGCGTGAAAGAAGCCAACCGCTTATCAGGTATAAAAGCCTATACGCAATTGATGTTACAGGTTGCTCAGGCTTACCATACTTCTCCGGAAATTGCAGATAAACAAAGAATGGAGCAGATTTTTATGGACTTGCTTGATCATCTTGAAGATCAAGGTTGGGCTTTTGGTAGTGGTATGGGTGCATTGCATCATCATGGTTATAACCTTGGAGGCTACTATCCGGCCTGTTTGCTGATGAAAGATGTTATTAAAAAGCATAATAAGCTAGACCGTACATTTAAAAGTATGGCCTGGTTTAGCGGATTGGGGCGTACTTTACAACTCCCTGATCAATTGCCGGCTTCTAATATTGACGTATTCAATACCCTACTGGAGAGCATGCTGTCGGCTATTTTAATAATGGATGATTCTCCAAAAAAACTACAGTACCTGCATAGTTTCTCGAACTGGCTATCTAAAAATATAGAACCTGATCACACTATTGAGGGGGCTTTTAAACCTGATGGAGCAGTTTTTCATCATGGTAATCTTTACCCGGCTTATGGTATTGGTGGTTATACCGGTATTGCGCCAATCGTATATGCACTTAGCGGAACTTCATTTAGGGTTGAGCAGTATGCCCATGAAAGTTTACGAAATAGTTTGTTAATGATCCACTATTATACCAATCCTTATAAATGGCCAATTAGTGTGTCTGGTCGTCATCCGACAGGAAACTGGCGTATTCCAGATGTCCCTTATGCTTATATGGCTATGGCCGGAACGCCTGATGGGAGCTCAAAAACAGATACGCTAATGGCATCAATATACCTTAAACTAAACGGAAGTAAGCAGAATAAATGGACTGCGGTTTTTAAAAATAGCCAGATCAAACCCATAGGTTATACCAATGGTCACTGGAACCTTAATTATGGTTTGTTTGATATACACCGTCGTCAGGATTGGTTGCTCACTATACGCAGTCATAATCGGTATTTTATTAGTAATGAATCATATCCAGGTGCAAATATGTACGGTCGATATATTGCCTATGGACAGCTGGAAGTACTGTATCCGGATACTAAAGCTGATGATGGCAGCAATTTTAAAGATGAGGGTTGGGACTGGAACAACATTCCGGGGACCACAACCTTGCATCTGCCTCTAAATAAGTTGAGAGCAAACATTATCAATGCTGATGATTATAGTGGAATAGAAGAAATGCTGATCTCGGACGAGCGTTTTGCAGGTGGTACAACATTTAATAAACAGGGTATGTTTGCCATGAAACTGCATGGTCATGATAAATAT
This is a stretch of genomic DNA from Candidatus Pedobacter colombiensis. It encodes these proteins:
- a CDS encoding two-component regulator propeller domain-containing protein; translation: MRVLLTVMLSCFFMRSFAQLSFDHLSVTNGLSQSTVLSICKDSRGYMWFGTRDCLNRYDGRGVKIYHSDPGDPSTISSEDYIYALLEDKKQNLWIGTQNGLNRYIPEKDAFERIPYDLKDPNSISDKIVLSMFADSKGRVWFGTNLGLSMLENAASRKFKKFFQKDGLAGNSIYAVFEDSKGGIWIGTTEGLTRMSLKNGKYTFTTFRNNPTDHRSISGNFIRTIAEDKQGRIWIGTDNDGLNLFVPETQSFLRFKYSLADTYGISNNIVRKITVSKKGELWVATMNGLNILDPHTFRFTSFKHDSDNRKSLSDNSIKDIYEDNQGSVWVGTMFGGVNVTHSNTIPFMVYKYSKYRNSISSDIISVIAGDEKENLWIGTEGQGLNYFNTKTGEFKKYVNDPRDPGSLGNNTIKAIFKDSKNRIWVGLFQGGLELFNPVTGKFKHYTHDADNPNSLSYGYVSSIAEDAEGRLLIGTSSKGLNVFDPQLERFSVISDLPGSKPRLSSSYIRLAYTDSKKNLWVGTPRGLNLLNYQSSQFKHFFKSKDKDSLRSSQINCVKEDHLHNIWIGSLRGGLSLFHPKTNSFTTYTKADGMASDNIIDILEDNEGNLWLSTDRGLTKFDKQRKFFKNYNITDGLPANEFNFNSAYKDKSGKLYFGSYNGLVTFTPRDIKENTYVPKVVFSGLKLFNKPVAINGPDHLLKEDISFTKEITFSAGQNIFTIDFLALSYIQPQRNKYAYKLEGFEKDWNYVSIPSATYTNLPSGKYRFLVKGSNNDGLWNDKPASLEIRILPPVWRTWWAYLLYFIAGTVLLYFVLRFTRRQQRLESELYYEHLNNERQQELYQMKLDFFTRISHEIRTPLTLIFAPLEKLIKLTKENNTVNQQLVGIKRNTDRLLRLISELLDFRKIETGHAKLQVSEHELVAFCRNIYDAYKSLAEIKNIDYSFSCTEPQIPVYFDVSQMEKVFYNILSNAFKYTPDGGKISFSVRLEKEQVKVVIADTGIGIPAAAQEKIFTNFYQVKSDAVTAEGWGIGLALVKNIVDLHKGEISVSSVPAINGKDGGTSLTVAILLGRAHFTDDEMLNPDVVMKAVGDISISTVAEADEERESVAGEKKYTILVVEDNDELRGFIVQSLQNTYHILEAVNGLEGWEIAITHVPDVIVSDVTMPELNGLELCIRLKKEERTNHIPVIMLTAMASQLHQVNGLEAGANIYITKPFSIQVLELSVRNILQGREELKQKYMRQVMLTPRKLETESPEEKFLNRLMLLIEENMEDPDFNVGSLVDNIGMSQTVLYKKIKAITGLSITDFIKSQRLKRAAQLLSENKLNIAEVAYSVGFNDRKYFSKEFRKQFGVAPSDYHQKTD
- a CDS encoding chondroitinase family polysaccharide lyase, which gives rise to MSRLFFFFLFVCCQSIGSYAQIQTDICENSVPNNWSTINGRLSITTDHFKLGEEAIKWDWITAGKSVLKIQNSAFKAVAANPRSTFVVWIYNETPVNDRLVFKFGTNDKTACSFDFKLNFKGWRTAWVMYHRDMVGRPQADMDLLTIAAPATIKKGSLFIDQLMYDVTINPRSPMRDEQLPFINPDADKAANAHWTSLYLFNKTPQYLPLQAKLGEVDRVDLDQISQRFKEQILPSEKNPGKNTLQNIEKAFSYWNISRNGDRITGRPVYSMNDVELVSLSPDEGVKEANRLSGIKAYTQLMLQVAQAYHTSPEIADKQRMEQIFMDLLDHLEDQGWAFGSGMGALHHHGYNLGGYYPACLLMKDVIKKHNKLDRTFKSMAWFSGLGRTLQLPDQLPASNIDVFNTLLESMLSAILIMDDSPKKLQYLHSFSNWLSKNIEPDHTIEGAFKPDGAVFHHGNLYPAYGIGGYTGIAPIVYALSGTSFRVEQYAHESLRNSLLMIHYYTNPYKWPISVSGRHPTGNWRIPDVPYAYMAMAGTPDGSSKTDTLMASIYLKLNGSKQNKWTAVFKNSQIKPIGYTNGHWNLNYGLFDIHRRQDWLLTIRSHNRYFISNESYPGANMYGRYIAYGQLEVLYPDTKADDGSNFKDEGWDWNNIPGTTTLHLPLNKLRANIINADDYSGIEEMLISDERFAGGTTFNKQGMFAMKLHGHDKYDMGSFRAIKSWFMFDNLVVSLGSGIQNTIAAYPTETTLFQNYLKDSTDVLTINGAAVNSFPYTKKGEAGKSLTIIDNRNIGYYIPNAGNTLLTKATQVSRDQKDSRKTTGNFAKLILQHGNAPINAGYEYAMLIKTNKQALETLALSQESTKPLYKVLQKDSAAHIVWYAPQQITALAVFGSNNKLSDSLLMGNNRPCLLMYQQKEKQLSMSVTDPDLAFYEGPDDSPLTADGKRKEVSIYSRKWYRSPAKPSIVELLIKGNWEVKTGKDDLKVTLQSDGNTMVSVKCADGVASKIELFKRK